The Pyrodictium delaneyi genome contains a region encoding:
- a CDS encoding TrkH family potassium uptake protein yields MSRQEARSVEAGRQLVLRVPPLIRYISLPVAAAGISHLLSATIGFIEGDHIYSIELMLWAIIYLASSVAWMTILQPSRSLSKEETLILVGFSWLTTPLLSAIPVSYALGVPLIDAWFESVSGFTTTGLSVFNGAVDPDYNVYIPSVEELPLSILWWRAVTEWLGGFGIVVMFYVFARLGGLPAHLVGFAEGRFERLEPSIAKSIQALMALYLFLTITGAILLYIAGMTPADAVYHSMTGIATGGFSTHSESVGFYNSVIVEAAAIIVMALGAANFADLYALVKGIPRRFSREIESFIAVALLSIFVGTAILYITGWTLYHPLREAAFDVVTALSGTGFGISDLSKAPEAWKAFLVPLMLIGGSAFSTTGGIKQYRLMVLAKNIVWMVTETVYGTGRITVRRVGGYAITESELRRVMTIVTLFTLTHMGGTLALMLLIPGCSLADAAFEAASALGTVGLSVGITSAAATWQVKAVLMVLMTLGRLEIAGFLYTLAAAAKMTKRVRIEERRKPGMLRFKERRTYLGPSLHA; encoded by the coding sequence ATGTCGCGCCAAGAAGCCAGGAGCGTCGAGGCGGGGAGACAGTTGGTCCTACGTGTCCCGCCTCTGATACGCTACATATCGCTCCCCGTAGCTGCTGCAGGGATATCCCACCTGCTCTCAGCCACTATCGGCTTCATTGAGGGAGACCACATATACTCCATAGAACTCATGCTCTGGGCAATTATATACCTAGCATCCTCGGTAGCCTGGATGACCATACTCCAGCCATCCCGCAGTCTATCTAAGGAGGAGACACTCATACTCGTCGGCTTCAGTTGGCTCACAACGCCGCTTCTATCAGCTATACCAGTCTCGTACGCTCTAGGGGTTCCCTTGATAGATGCATGGTTTGAGTCTGTTAGTGGCTTTACTACTACTGGTCTCAGCGTGTTTAATGGCGCGGTGGATCCTGACTACAACGTATACATACCCTCAGTAGAGGAGCTGCCGCTCAGTATCCTATGGTGGCGCGCCGTAACAGAGTGGCTTGGCGGCTTCGGCATTGTGGTGATGTTCTACGTGTTTGCCCGGCTAGGCGGGCTCCCAGCACACCTAGTAGGCTTCGCCGAAGGCCGATTCGAAAGACTAGAACCAAGCATAGCTAAGAGCATCCAGGCCCTCATGGCGCTCTATCTGTTCCTAACGATAACCGGCGCTATACTCCTCTACATAGCTGGTATGACGCCTGCTGATGCCGTCTACCACTCTATGACGGGTATAGCGACTGGAGGGTTTAGCACACATAGCGAGAGCGTAGGCTTCTATAATTCAGTGATAGTAGAAGCTGCGGCAATAATAGTAATGGCTCTTGGTGCGGCTAACTTCGCTGACCTCTACGCGCTAGTGAAAGGTATTCCTCGTAGGTTTAGCCGCGAAATAGAATCCTTCATTGCTGTCGCATTGCTCTCCATATTCGTGGGTACAGCGATACTCTACATCACCGGGTGGACATTGTATCACCCGCTACGCGAGGCGGCTTTCGACGTAGTTACAGCTCTCTCGGGCACGGGATTCGGTATAAGCGACCTCTCGAAGGCTCCTGAGGCTTGGAAAGCGTTCCTAGTACCCCTGATGCTCATAGGTGGTTCGGCGTTCTCGACAACCGGCGGCATAAAGCAGTACCGGTTAATGGTTCTTGCTAAGAACATTGTCTGGATGGTCACGGAGACCGTGTATGGCACGGGCCGTATAACAGTGAGAAGGGTTGGAGGCTACGCCATTACAGAGTCTGAGCTGAGACGCGTAATGACCATAGTAACTCTATTCACGTTGACGCACATGGGTGGTACACTTGCACTAATGCTGCTTATACCTGGCTGTAGTCTTGCAGACGCGGCCTTCGAGGCGGCGAGCGCTCTAGGTACTGTGGGCCTAAGCGTGGGTATAACGAGCGCAGCAGCTACATGGCAGGTAAAAGCGGTACTAATGGTGCTTATGACCTTAGGCCGGCTTGAGATAGCAGGCTTTCTCTATACACTAGCAGCAGCAGCTAAGATGACAAAACGAGTACGGATAGAGGAGCGCAGAAAACCAGGCATGCTGAGATTCAAGGAACGGAGAACGTACTTGGGTCCAAGCCTGCATGCTTAG